The following are from one region of the Juglans regia cultivar Chandler chromosome 10, Walnut 2.0, whole genome shotgun sequence genome:
- the LOC109010758 gene encoding uncharacterized protein LOC109010758, with protein MANAWKREKSSQFHASKTIKTVCLLFISTLLFLMFFIYFTAQPSSPNPNPPFRTDFSFYPIPAFDCLKCPQSHPVIANLVEGLRYPFLYSLADLGTLPDKPHKNIVRMLKGKPFRKPDISVSIQEVLEKLRGEGRGNGLVVDVGANVGMASFAAAAMGFRVLAFEPVFENLQRICDGIYLNRVGNLVTVFEAATSDRTGNITFHKLVGRLDNSAVSATGAKMAFKSNEEIALEVRSIPLNEVIPESEPVLLIKVDVQGWEYHVLKGASKLLMRKGREAPYLIYEEDEKLLQASNSSAKEIQDFLQTVGYSHCTKHGTDAHCTKTD; from the exons ATGGCAAATGCTTGGAAAAGGGAAAAGTCCTCGCAGTTCCACGCCTCGAAGACAATCAAGACCGTCTGCTTACTCTTTATTAGCACACTCCTTTTCCTCATGTTCTTCATCTATTTCACCGCCCAACCCTCAAGTCCTAACCCTAATCCCCCCTTCAGAACCGATTTTTCTTTCTATCCAATTCCAGCTTTTGATTGCTTGAAGTGCCCTCAGTCCCACCCCGTGATCGCGAACCTCGTGGAGGGCCTCCGATACCCCTTCCTCTACTCTCTCGCCGACCTGGGAACCTTGCCTGATAAGCCCCACAAGAACATTGTCAGAATGCTAAAAGGGAAACCCTTTCGGAAGCCCGATATCTCGGTTTCGATTCAGGAGGTTCTGGAGAAACTAAGAGGTGAAGGAAGAGGTAATGGGCTCGTCGTCGATGTGGGTGCCAATGTGGGCATGGCCAGCTTCGCCGCCGCGGCGAtgggttttagggttttggctTTCGAGCCGGTCTTCGAGAACTTGCAGAGGATTTGTGATGGGATTTATCTGAATCGCGTCGGGAATTTGGTCACCGTGTTCGAGGCTGCCACGTCTGACCGGACTGGGAACATTACCTTCCACAAG TTGGTTGGTCGGCTGGATAACAGTGCAGTTTCAGCAACAGGTGCAAAGATGGCATTCAAATCCAATGAAGAGATAGCACTTGAAGTGAGGTCCATCCCCCTCAATGAAGTAATCCCAGAATCAGAGCCTGTGCTTCTGATCAAAGTCGATGTTCAGGGCTGGGAATATCATGTTCTAAAAGGAGCCTCGAAGTTACTAATGAGAAAGGGAAGGGAAGCCCCATATCTCATCTACGAGGAAGATGAGAAATTGTTGCAAGCCAGTAATAGCAGTGCCAAAGAGATTCAAGACTTCCTACAAACTGTGGGTTATAGTCATTGCACTAAGCATGGTACAGATGCCCACTGCACCAAGACAGATTGA